In a genomic window of Cydia fagiglandana chromosome 8, ilCydFagi1.1, whole genome shotgun sequence:
- the LOC134666440 gene encoding mediator of RNA polymerase II transcription subunit 7, with product MVYSQDIVLYFDCLFQDKNHLFIIFHSFKMSSETAQVSSLPLPPMQYINFYTDDNVRRNRAPLPPRPIHDSYSMFGHPFNADDTIIRSLESQGFRRLYPMHFDRRRELKKLNHSLLVNFLDLLDLLVHCPDSPKRAEKVEDLSLLFIHIHHLLNEFRPHQARETLRVMMELQKRQRVETTLRFQKHLDKVQDILQNALQGLPNQNEVESNFKVPVEILDQMTVGSGDGANADPCYELDRLMCNVVDNMR from the exons ATGGTTTATTCACAAGATATTGTGTTATATTTTGATTGCTTGTTTCAAGATAAAAACCatctttttattatatttcattcattcaaaatGTCGTCAGAAACAGCTCAAGTGAGCTCTTTGCCACTACCCCCTATGCAATACATCAATTTTTACACTGATGACAATGTGAGACGAAATAGGGCTCCTCTACCACCGAGGCCTATTCATGACTCGTACTCAATGTTTGGCCACCCCTTCAATGCTGATGATACAATTATAAGATCCTTGGAGAGTCAG GGCTTCAGAAGATTGTATCCAATGCATTTTGATAGAAGAAGAGAGTTGAAAAAACTAAACCACTCATTGCTAGTGAATTTCTTGGACTTATTAGATCTGCTGGTTCACTGTCCTGATTCACCGAAGAGAGCAGAAAAGGTTGAAGACTTGAGTCTGTTGTTCATACACATTCATCACCTGCTCAATGAGTTCAGGCCTCACCAGGCTCGGGAGACTTTGAGAGTTATGATGGAACTACAAAAACGTCAAAGAGTGGAAACTACACTGAG GTTCCAGAAGCATTTAGACAAGGTCCAGGATATTTTGCAGAATGCTCTTCAGGGCTTGCCAAATCAGAACGAAGTTGAGTCTAATTTCAAAGTGCCTGTAGAAATTCTGGATCAAATGACTGTTGGCTCTGGTGATGGAGCAAATGCTGATCCCTGTTATGAACTTGATCGCCTTATGTGTAATGTTGTGGATAATATGAGATAG